One genomic region from Chionomys nivalis chromosome 17, mChiNiv1.1, whole genome shotgun sequence encodes:
- the LOC130888897 gene encoding uncharacterized protein LOC130888897, whose translation MLLPLLGACVVVGPFHGPEWDPVRGLLPQDQSCRDPRCCGNLIVFCLFLIWQIRQYWYRVSRTSKKNATKVPPQKWAVSSARHEAFSGMVPQFFTLGRIRDLDAPVQQWTQRQRWGYRKNVRQQWGTQYLLSPQNSCQDLPWFVHTSSESMLCTSSFSSSTRLLPRDNSWDVWQVPWCSSNSQAHPSLDMCQRMEQLLAPSQEKVVPGEPVSLKYHLTSTTLAISPLNFPLVQRSKFCLRGLLPGPLNQQLELPTKKSPDSTQDPSEPQGKTQTVDIDYSEGTPQYTTRESRREVASEIQASGDFLPGDYGVEKAKALACGNQRLVMKTDGEMSMPGREKQDQMGTEDREQTEEVWKKTKEPGDKNPSTQALMGEDQEQFRGKTDIATQTPEWENKEDAMETLARGKKNEKEARREDEAEAQDQGSETQSWTGSRNSENSQMLTQGTQGQTGGNTGTETEAGEGRSKETGGEVGVKIQTSGRENLREVKQQDNGETQALRWEKQGCIRTQDEVQTPAGKKQGWRGNARQTQVSKREDQNLSRQEVQVGLKKLKEIKEEDWVVLQASCWGNQRLVLIAMDRGLKISCWGNQDQVGGEYAAGSLTPEAENQGQRGGKAETCPVESKNEGKTGKENGMDELAPGERDPRGAKGEDEARPQTLGEENRDWLGNGVHKKIHIPKQKNQEPTRDNKSVNKQISEAENWEEKSSHHVDDTTHTAGYKEAEKAGHEDGAEVLTQGMRLLRGAGGEEGTETKAAMKESQTGLGSNRGTNTHSSESNNQTQVGRADGTDVQAPEKRNQREPGDDHVKTQRPESENQGQLTETGGSCSTRWRSWEQARGENASENGALEKKNWREAGGEDGKKIQRARGKNQRVLNEANGQTYLLEWKTQQNLRDGDDAEIQNQGKRNLRNFTSDGDPETQASVGQDQRQSGNETDGNIHTRGQRIQSKGPDAAAETQDVGAQRKWRAEDSEQSHVRRRGGKGHVRRKDAVRPSLQGDSSVTVGPPGRKYSLVQPASLIFRHKQPLGGNGVDSVPCPEEHLSSQDTAPARKHRGRVTEGSQGSQPGSQRQERDKRVDAGKASRTCQHSHPQPQASSVFPSLLCPQVSQTAPALASAPVVLTALPKGPALKKSKHLLLESLMKRRIAHLRWGLPRRILESYLLFHFLESCSLPRAGVRLPGVHSNQDRQRQQERHCEPQGSPLGPESRGSSQSCPVLERKSSKLSTQVQALEKCRPPKSEPKGSSMPPKKPRRTRPPGGAREPQIQEEALKTNIPAPRNPRPAAESKSWCGPGQIQELSTESSRGRKMARPRVSHVEERASSRVRALSCTEGHSHWKKECITREASEHPRLKCQQPPHWRSRSMGPAEGRGAWHLPSPSSARVSSFKNNVHSAAARLSMTILSKMPRSPQQAKPQRSAPLLTLRNPTPLSKVSDPYTRADGTSAPTALKRGHQSPEQCCAGVTAPQTEEHEAPGNPNGAPPNPAVSQKFGFMRHLRYFLGRRGLKKQATGRSP comes from the exons ATGTTGCTACCACTTCTGGGAGCCTGTGTCGTGGTGGGTCCATTCCATGGCCCTGAGTGGGATCCAGTAAGGGGCCTACTACCCCAGGATCAAAGCTGCAGGGACCCCCGGTGTTGTGGTAATCTGATTGTCTTCTGCCTTTTTCTGATCTGGCAGATCCGACAGTATTGGTACCGGGTTTCCAGGACCAGCAAGAAGAATGCCACCAAG GTACCACCGCAGAAATGGGCAGTGTCATCCGCCAGACATGAAGCTTTCTCTGGGATGGTTCCCCAATTCTTTACTCTTGGAAGAATCAGGGACCTGGATGCTCCTGTCCAACaatggacacagaggcagagatggggataCAGGAAGAATGTTAGACAACAGTGGGGCACCCAGTATCTACTGTCACCACAGAACTCATGCCAAGACCTGCCTTGGTTTGTCCACACCTCTTCTGAGTCCATGCTTTGCACCTCTTCCTTTTCAAGCAGCACTCGTCTTCTTCCTCGGGACAATTCTTGGGACGTATGGCAGGTCCCCTGGTGTTCTAGCAATAGCCAGGCCCACCCTTCCCTGGACATGTGCCAAAGAATGGAGCAGCTACTGGCTCCCTCCCAGGAGAAGGTGGTGCCAGGAGAGCCTGTTAGCCTGAAGTACCACCTCACCTCCACAACTTTAGCCATATCCCCTCTAAACTTCCCTTTAGTTCAGAGGTCAAAGTTCTGCCTCAGAGGGCTTCTGCCTGGTCCTCTTAACCAACAATTGGAACTGCCCACCAAGAAGTCCCCGGATAGCACACAAGATCCCTCAGAACCACAGGGTAAAACCCAGACAGTAGACATAGACTATAGTGAAGGTACTCCACAATACACAACCAGAGAGAGCAGAAGGGAGGTTGCTTCAGAAATACAAGCATCTGGAGACTTCCTCCCAGGAGACTATGGGGTGGAGAAGGCTAAAGCCCTGGCGTGTGGAAACCAGAGACTAGTCATGAAAACCGATGGAGAGATGTCAATGCCAGGGCGGGAGAAGCAAGACCAAATGGGAACCGAAGATAGAGAACAAACTGAGGAAGTATGGAAGAAAACCAAGGAGCCTGGGGATAAGAATCCTTCTACCCAGGCTCTTATGGGAGAGGATCAAGAACAGTTCCGAGGTAAAACCGACATAGCAACTCAGACACCAGAGTGGGAGAACAAGGAAGATGCTATGGAAACTCTGGCAAGGggaaagaagaatgagaaagaagctAGAAGGGAGGATGAGGCAGAGGCCCAGGACCAAGGATCGGAAACACAGAGCTGGACTGGAAGTAGGAATAGTGAGAATTCCCAGATGCTAACTCAGGGGACACAAGGCCAGACTGGAGGGAATACAGggacagaaactgaggcaggggaaggaagaagcaaggagACTGGAGGTGAGGTTGGTGTGAAAATCCAGACATCTGGGAGGGAGAACCTGAGAGAAGTCAAACAGCAGGACAATGGAGAGACACAGGCCCTGCGGTGGGAGAAACAGGGATGTATTAGAACTCAGGATGAGGTCCAGACTCCAGCGGGGAAGAAGCAAGGATGGAGAGGAAACGCCAGGCAGACCCAAGTATCTAAAAGAGAGGACCAGAAtctgtcaagacaagaagttcaGGTGGGGCTGAAGAAGCTCAAGGAGATAAAAGAAGAGGACTGGGTGGTTCTCCAGGCTTCGTGCTGGGGAAACCAGAGACTGGTGCTGATTGCAATGGACAGAGGACTCAAGATATCGTGTTGGGGGAATCAGGATCAGGTTGGAGGGGAATACGCGGCAGGGAGCCTGACACCTGAGGCTGAGAATCAGGGTCAGCGTGGAGGTAAAGCTGAGACTTGTCCAGTAGAGAGCAAGAACGAGGGAAAGACTGGAAAGGAAAATGGGATGGATGAGCTGGCACCAGGGGAGAGAGACCCGAGAGGGGCTAAAGGCGAGGATGAAGCACGGCCCCAGACACTTGGGGAAGAAAATCGGGATTGGTTAGGAAATGGAGTTCATAAAAAGATTCACATACCAAAACAGAAGAATCAGGAGCCCACAAGAGACAACAAGAGTGTAAATAAGCAGATATCTGAGGCAGAGAACTGGGAAGAAAAATCAAGTCATCATGTTGATGATACAACCCACACAGCAGGGTacaaggaggcagagaaggctggGCATGAGGATGGGGCAGAAGTTCTAACACAAGGAATGAGGCTCCTGcgaggagctggaggagaggaaggcaCAGAGACCAAGGCAGCCATGAAAGAGAGCCAGACCGGGTTAGGAAGTAACAGGGGTACAAACACCCATTCGTCAGAGTCAAATAACCAGACGCAGGTGGGACGTGCGGATGGAACGGACGTTCAGGCTCCAGAGAAGAGAAACCAGAGAGAACCTGGAGATGATCATGTAAAGACCCAGAGACCCGAGAGCGAGAACCAGGGACAGTTGACTGAAACTGGAGGGAGCTGTTCTACCAGGtggaggagctgggagcaggCTAGAGGGGAGAATGCTTCAGAAAATGGGGCGCTGgagaagaaaaactggagagaggcTGGAGGCGAGGATGGCAAAAAGATCCAGAGAGCCAGAGGAAAGAATCAGAGAGTGTTAAATGAAGCTAATGGACAGACCTACTTGTTAGAGTGGAAGACCCAGCAAAATCTCAGAGACGGGGATGATGCAGAAATTCAAAATCAAGGGAAGAGAAACTTGAGAAATTTCACGAGTGATGGTGACCCAGAGACCCAAGCCTCGGTGGGACAGGACCAGAGACAGTCAGGTAatgaaactgatggaaacattCATACACGGGGGCAAAGAATCCAGAGCAAGGGTCCGGATGCTGCTGCAGAAACCCAGGATGTGGGGGCCCAGAGAAAATGGCGCGCTGAGGATTCTGAACAGTCTCAtgtgaggaggaggggaggcaagGGCCATGTCAGAAGAAAGGATGCTGTCAGGCCCAGTCTTCAGGGTGACTCTTCTGTGACAGTGGGACCCCCGGGCAGGAAGTACAGCTTGGTTCAGCCAGCTTCTCTCATTTTTAGGCACAAGCAGCCATTAGGTGGAAATGGTGTGGACTCTGTCCCCTGTCCTGAAGAACATCTAAGTAGCCAGGACACAGCCCCTGCCCGGAAGCACAGAGGTCGGGTCACTGAAGGCTCCCAGGGGTCCCAACCTGGATCTCAAAGACAAGAAAGGGACAAGCGGGTGGATGCAGGAAAGGCATCCAGGACATGCCAGCACTCCCACCCACAGCCTCAGGCatcctctgtctttccctccctcctgtgtCCCCAAGTCTCCCAAACTGCCCCAGCTCTGGCAAGTGCACCCGTTGTTCTCACCGCTCTGCCCAAAGGGCCAGCCCTCAAGAAGAGCAAGCATCTGCTCCTGGAATCCCTTATGAAGAGGAGGATTGCACACCTGAGGTGGGGCCTCCCTCGACGAATCCTAGAGTCTTACTTACTTTTTCACTTCTTAGAATCTTGCTCTTTGCCTCGGGCTGGTGTGAGGCTTCCTGGAGTACACAGCAACCAGGATCGCCAAAGGCAGCAGGAACGGCattgtgagccccagggatccccgTTAGGCCCTGAGTCTCGAGGCAGCTCTCAAAGCTGTCCAGTTCTTGAAAGAAAAAGCTCAAAACTTTCTACCCAAGTCCAGGCTCTGGAGAAGTGTAGGCCACCCAAGTCAGAGCCAAAGGGCAGCTCCATGCCACCTAAGAAACCCAGGAGAACTAGACCACCAGGGGGCGCAAGAGAACCACAGATTCAAGAGGAGGCCCTGAAGACCAATATCCCTGCTCCGAGGAATCCCAGGCCAGCAGCAGAGTCTAAGAGCTGGTGTGGCCCAGGGCAGATCCAAGAGCTTTCCACTGAGAGCAGCAGGGGCAGAAAAATGGCCAGGCCTCGAGTCTCCCATGTGGAAGAGAGGGCTTCCAGCAGGGTGAGGGCTTTATCCTGCACAGAGGGCCACAGCCACTGGAAGAAGGAATGCATAACAAGGGAAGCCTCTGAGCACCCCAGACTCAAATGCCAGCAGCCCCCACACTGGAGAAGTAGAAGCATGGgacctgcagagggcagaggggcctggcatctgccttccccctcttctgcacGTGTCTCCAGCTTCAAGAACAATGTCCACTCTGCCGCAGCCAGGCTGAGCATGACAATCTTGAGCAAGATGCCACGGTCGCCACAGCAGGCTAAGCCCCAGCGCTCAGCCCCCCTTCTTACCCTGAGGAATCCTACCCCGCTTTCCAAAGTGAGTGACCCATACACAAGGGCAGACGGCACCAGTGCCCCCACTGCTTTGAAGAGGGGCCATCAGTCACCAGAGCAGTGCTGTGCAGGAGTGACTGCTCCCCAGACTGAGGAGCATGAGGCACCTGGGAACCCAAATGGGGCACCCCCAAATCCAGCAGTTTCACAAAAGTTTGGTTTTATGAGGCACTTGAGATATTTTCTCGGACGGCGTGGTCTTAAAAAGCAGGCCACAGGCCGAAGTCCTTAG